In a single window of the Lates calcarifer isolate ASB-BC8 linkage group LG1, TLL_Latcal_v3, whole genome shotgun sequence genome:
- the bard1 gene encoding BRCA1-associated RING domain protein 1 isoform X1: MDNDVPVQTKDWKNTKVAVANFRRLLLCSKCSNLMKEPVCLGMCEHMLCRSCAGLRAGDGCVVCHSPAWVKDIQINRQLSSIIQLFSSLESLLNPIEQPDSTVEIQTQPGSPVLKQKKNFKIWFSPRSRKVRCTVEKPSEVSVPDSRSPGETVAAQSDIIAQCQDLSVFNFTSSSQDSGSSSQRCSNENRNRKKRSPKKNAASRKTLVQGATRTTQKQTKEKMKKKRLDDINQKWGLIEVDALKEKEEQPFAEGAGKSSKRVSFLSPAVTSDEPQSEVPQGSTNKLSPGRSTMRESLSGGSMAEKNYKASASQSISDSVIQQNTLSANDLNPTDDPEKQDNISPLKHSSKRPRVVEKVGTLETTPKRPRASPGRQRKSLGQMSPVVLNPPLLTSPRCEKSTKISREEHGDSQSVLASVGRKSPRTHGAPVGRPSSGSPAVTKRNHKGETLLHLAAIKGDVEAVKELLDQGADPNLKDNAGWTPLHEACNLGHMAVVEVLVSRGALLNTPGYENDSPLHDAVRNGHSAIVKLLLQLGASQNVLNLYGKRPADYAVSLEMLEIFQEASEGTQYANTSFSPSTSLSMVSDFVRKDEMMVFLPSKLSPPAQLQLTKLGQLLGGRVADTFSGSVSHVVVPEGHMPTTYSTLLGLLAGCWVVRYSWVEACLQAGKWMPETEHEAGEGPQRSRINRCSLLPPLFDGCFFFLLGSFKTPTKDELTKLLREGGGQLLSRQPKPDSDVTQTLNAAAYHALPGSDQALCTQYIIFDPQGPHKPTVVRRGKSLLKLLPSDHPLHPIATCITADATICNLSVHYQHI; this comes from the exons GTCTTGTGCTGGCCTCCGGGCAGGAGATGGCTGTGTGGTGTGTCACAGCCCTGCATGGGTGAAGGACATCCAAATCAACAGGCAACTGAGCAGCATCATACAGCTCTTCAGCAGTTTGGAATCACTGCTCAATCCCATAGAACAACCAG ACTCCACTGTTGAGATTCAGACACAACCCGGGAGCCCTGTtttaaaacagaagaagaacTTCAAGATCTGGTTCAGCCCCCGCAGCCGCAAGGTACGCTGCACAGTGGAGAAGCCCTCAGAGGTCTCTGTGCCGGACAGCAGGTCTCCTGGAGAAACCGTTGCAGCACAGTCAGACATTATTGCTCAATGCCAAGACCTGTCAGTTTTCAATTTCACCTCGTCCTCCCAAGACTCTGGCTCTTCTTCTCAAAGATGCAgcaatgaaaacagaaacaggaagaagaggTCACCTAAGAAAAATGCTGCTAGCAGGAAGACATTGGTGCAGGGAGCCACCAGGACCACACAAAAGCAGACCaaggagaagatgaaaaagaagaggCTGGACGACATAAATCAGAAATGGGGGCTCATTGAGGTGGATGCCttaaaggaaaaggaggagcaGCCCTTTGCTGAAGGCGCAGGGAAGTCCAGTAAAAGGGTTTCCTTCCTAAGCCCTGCTGTCACCTCTGATGAGCCTCAGTCTGAAGTGCCACAGGGGAGTACTAATAAACTCAGCCCTGGCAGGAGCACCATGAGGGAGAGCCTCTCAGGAGGCAGCATGGCAGAAAAGAATTACAAAGCCTCAGCTAGTCAAAGCATATCAGACAGTGTCATCCAGCAAAACACGCTGTCTGCAAATGACCTCAACCCGACTGATGATCCTGAAAAACAGGACAATATTTCTCCCCTAAAGCATTCCTCGAAAAGACCCAGAGTGGTGGAGAAAGTCGGCACCTTGGAGACCACACCAAAAAGGCCCAGGGCTTCCCCTGGCCGACAGAGAAAATCGCTGGGTCAGATGTCGCCAGTTGTCCTCAACCCTCCACTTTTGACTAGCCCCAGGTGTGAAAAGAGCACCAAAATCTCCAGAGAAGAGCATGGAGACAGCCAATCTGTTTTAGCCAGCGTTGGTAGGAAATCTCCCCGTACTCATGGTGCACCTGTTGGACGGCCCAGTTCAGGAAGCCCTGCAGTTACAAAGAGGAACCACAAGGGAGAGACCCTGCTGCATCTAGCTGCTATAAAG GGAGATGTAGAGGCTGTCAAGGAACTGCTGGACCAGGGGGCTGACCCTAACCTGAAAGATAATGCTGGGTGGACACCTCTG CACGAAGCATGTAACCTGGGTCACATGGCAGTTGTGGAGGTGTTGGTTTCAAGGGGAGCCCTACTGAACACACCTGGCTATGAAAACGACTCCCCACTCCATGATGCAGTGAGGAATGGACATTCAGCCATTGTCAAATTGCTGTTGCAACTTGGTGCCTCACAGAACGTACT TAATCTGTATGGAAAGCGGCCTGCAGATTATGCAGTGAGTCTGGAGATGCTGGAGATTTTCCAGGAAGCCTCAGAAGGAACCCAATATGCTAATACATCTTTTAGTCCCTCAACCAGTCTCTCTATG GTGAGTGACTTCGTGAGGAAGGATGAAATGATGGTGTTTCTGCCCAGCAAGCTGTCTCCGCCAGCACAGCTTCAACTGACCAAACTGGGACAGCTACTTGGAGGCAGGGTGGCTGACACCTTCTCCGGCTCAG TGAGCCATGTCGTGGTGCCAGAAGGACACATGCCCACCACCTACTCCACCCTCCTGGGTCTCCTTGCTGGCTGCTGGGTTGTCAGATACAGCT GGGTGGAGGCATGTTTGCAGGCAGGCAAGTGGATGCCTGAAACTGAGCATGAAGCAGGAGAAGGCCCCCAGCGCAGTCGCATCAACAGATGTAGCTTG CTCCCACCACTCTTCGATGgctgtttcttcttcctcctgggCTCCTTTAAGACGCCGACCAAAGATGAACTCACCAAGCTGCTCCGGGAAGGAGGAGGTCAGCTCCTGAGCCGACAGCCCAAACCTGACAGCGATGTGACACAAACTCTGAACGCTGCTGCCTACCACGCCCTGCCAGGCTCCGACCAGGCCCTCTGCACCCAATACATCATCTTTGACCCACAGGGCCCTCACAAGCCGACAGTGGTCAGACGAGGCAAG TCACTTCTGAAGCTCCTGCCAAGTGACCACCCTCTACACCCCATTGCAACATGCATCACTGCAGATGCAACAATCTGCAACTTGTCTGTCCATTATcagcacatttaa
- the bard1 gene encoding BRCA1-associated RING domain protein 1 isoform X2, which translates to MDNDVPVQTKDWKNTKVAVANFRRLLLCSKCSNLMKEPVCLGMCEHMLCRSCAGLRAGDGCVVCHSPAWVKDIQINRQLSSIIQLFSSLESLLNPIEQPDSTVEIQTQPGSPVLKQKKNFKIWFSPRSRKVRCTVEKPSEVSVPDSRSPGETVAAQSDIIAQCQDLSVFNFTSSSQDSGSSSQRCSNENRNRKKRSPKKNAASRKTLVQGATRTTQKQTKEKMKKKRLDDINQKWGLIEVDALKEKEEQPFAEGAGKSSKRVSFLSPAVTSDEPQSEVPQGSTNKLSPGRSTMRESLSGGSMAEKNYKASASQSISDSVIQQNTLSANDLNPTDDPEKQDNISPLKHSSKRPRVVEKVGTLETTPKRPRASPGRQRKSLGQMSPVVLNPPLLTSPRCEKSTKISREEHGDSQSVLASVGRKSPRTHGAPVGRPSSGSPAVTKRNHKGETLLHLAAIKGDVEAVKELLDQGADPNLKDNAGWTPLHEACNLGHMAVVEVLVSRGALLNTPGYENDSPLHDAVRNGHSAIVKLLLQLGASQNVLNLYGKRPADYAVSLEMLEIFQEASEGTQYANTSFSPSTSLSMVSDFVRKDEMMVFLPSKLSPPAQLQLTKLGQLLGGRVADTFSGSVSHVVVPEGHMPTTYSTLLGLLAGCWVVRYSWVEACLQAGKWMPETEHEAGEGPQRSRINRCSLLPPLFDGCFFFLLGSFKTPTKDELTKLLREGGGQLLSRQPKPDSDVTQTLNAAAYHALPGSDQALCTQYIIFDPQGPHKPTVVRRGKVHNI; encoded by the exons GTCTTGTGCTGGCCTCCGGGCAGGAGATGGCTGTGTGGTGTGTCACAGCCCTGCATGGGTGAAGGACATCCAAATCAACAGGCAACTGAGCAGCATCATACAGCTCTTCAGCAGTTTGGAATCACTGCTCAATCCCATAGAACAACCAG ACTCCACTGTTGAGATTCAGACACAACCCGGGAGCCCTGTtttaaaacagaagaagaacTTCAAGATCTGGTTCAGCCCCCGCAGCCGCAAGGTACGCTGCACAGTGGAGAAGCCCTCAGAGGTCTCTGTGCCGGACAGCAGGTCTCCTGGAGAAACCGTTGCAGCACAGTCAGACATTATTGCTCAATGCCAAGACCTGTCAGTTTTCAATTTCACCTCGTCCTCCCAAGACTCTGGCTCTTCTTCTCAAAGATGCAgcaatgaaaacagaaacaggaagaagaggTCACCTAAGAAAAATGCTGCTAGCAGGAAGACATTGGTGCAGGGAGCCACCAGGACCACACAAAAGCAGACCaaggagaagatgaaaaagaagaggCTGGACGACATAAATCAGAAATGGGGGCTCATTGAGGTGGATGCCttaaaggaaaaggaggagcaGCCCTTTGCTGAAGGCGCAGGGAAGTCCAGTAAAAGGGTTTCCTTCCTAAGCCCTGCTGTCACCTCTGATGAGCCTCAGTCTGAAGTGCCACAGGGGAGTACTAATAAACTCAGCCCTGGCAGGAGCACCATGAGGGAGAGCCTCTCAGGAGGCAGCATGGCAGAAAAGAATTACAAAGCCTCAGCTAGTCAAAGCATATCAGACAGTGTCATCCAGCAAAACACGCTGTCTGCAAATGACCTCAACCCGACTGATGATCCTGAAAAACAGGACAATATTTCTCCCCTAAAGCATTCCTCGAAAAGACCCAGAGTGGTGGAGAAAGTCGGCACCTTGGAGACCACACCAAAAAGGCCCAGGGCTTCCCCTGGCCGACAGAGAAAATCGCTGGGTCAGATGTCGCCAGTTGTCCTCAACCCTCCACTTTTGACTAGCCCCAGGTGTGAAAAGAGCACCAAAATCTCCAGAGAAGAGCATGGAGACAGCCAATCTGTTTTAGCCAGCGTTGGTAGGAAATCTCCCCGTACTCATGGTGCACCTGTTGGACGGCCCAGTTCAGGAAGCCCTGCAGTTACAAAGAGGAACCACAAGGGAGAGACCCTGCTGCATCTAGCTGCTATAAAG GGAGATGTAGAGGCTGTCAAGGAACTGCTGGACCAGGGGGCTGACCCTAACCTGAAAGATAATGCTGGGTGGACACCTCTG CACGAAGCATGTAACCTGGGTCACATGGCAGTTGTGGAGGTGTTGGTTTCAAGGGGAGCCCTACTGAACACACCTGGCTATGAAAACGACTCCCCACTCCATGATGCAGTGAGGAATGGACATTCAGCCATTGTCAAATTGCTGTTGCAACTTGGTGCCTCACAGAACGTACT TAATCTGTATGGAAAGCGGCCTGCAGATTATGCAGTGAGTCTGGAGATGCTGGAGATTTTCCAGGAAGCCTCAGAAGGAACCCAATATGCTAATACATCTTTTAGTCCCTCAACCAGTCTCTCTATG GTGAGTGACTTCGTGAGGAAGGATGAAATGATGGTGTTTCTGCCCAGCAAGCTGTCTCCGCCAGCACAGCTTCAACTGACCAAACTGGGACAGCTACTTGGAGGCAGGGTGGCTGACACCTTCTCCGGCTCAG TGAGCCATGTCGTGGTGCCAGAAGGACACATGCCCACCACCTACTCCACCCTCCTGGGTCTCCTTGCTGGCTGCTGGGTTGTCAGATACAGCT GGGTGGAGGCATGTTTGCAGGCAGGCAAGTGGATGCCTGAAACTGAGCATGAAGCAGGAGAAGGCCCCCAGCGCAGTCGCATCAACAGATGTAGCTTG CTCCCACCACTCTTCGATGgctgtttcttcttcctcctgggCTCCTTTAAGACGCCGACCAAAGATGAACTCACCAAGCTGCTCCGGGAAGGAGGAGGTCAGCTCCTGAGCCGACAGCCCAAACCTGACAGCGATGTGACACAAACTCTGAACGCTGCTGCCTACCACGCCCTGCCAGGCTCCGACCAGGCCCTCTGCACCCAATACATCATCTTTGACCCACAGGGCCCTCACAAGCCGACAGTGGTCAGACGAGGCAAG
- the bard1 gene encoding BRCA1-associated RING domain protein 1 isoform X3: protein MDNDVPVQTKDWKNTKVAVANFRRLLLCSKCSNLMKEPVCLGMCEHMLCRSCAGLRAGDGCVVCHSPAWVKDIQINRQLSSIIQLFSSLESLLNPIEQPDSTVEIQTQPGSPVLKQKKNFKIWFSPRSRKVRCTVEKPSEVSVPDSRSPGETVAAQSDIIAQCQDLSVFNFTSSSQDSGSSSQRCSNENRNRKKRSPKKNAASRKTLVQGATRTTQKQTKEKMKKKRLDDINQKWGLIEVDALKEKEEQPFAEGAGKSSKRVSFLSPAVTSDEPQSEVPQGSTNKLSPGRSTMRESLSGGSMAEKNYKASASQSISDSVIQQNTLSANDLNPTDDPEKQDNISPLKHSSKRPRVVEKVGTLETTPKRPRASPGRQRKSLGQMSPVVLNPPLLTSPRCEKSTKISREEHGDSQSVLASVGRKSPRTHGAPVGRPSSGSPAVTKRNHKGETLLHLAAIKGDVEAVKELLDQGADPNLKDNAGWTPLHEACNLGHMAVVEVLVSRGALLNTPGYENDSPLHDAVRNGHSAIVKLLLQLGASQNVLNLYGKRPADYAVSLEMLEIFQEASEGTQYANTSFSPSTSLSMVSDFVRKDEMMVFLPSKLSPPAQLQLTKLGQLLGGRVADTFSGSVSHVVVPEGHMPTTYSTLLGLLAGCWVVRYSSPTTLRWLFLLPPGLL, encoded by the exons GTCTTGTGCTGGCCTCCGGGCAGGAGATGGCTGTGTGGTGTGTCACAGCCCTGCATGGGTGAAGGACATCCAAATCAACAGGCAACTGAGCAGCATCATACAGCTCTTCAGCAGTTTGGAATCACTGCTCAATCCCATAGAACAACCAG ACTCCACTGTTGAGATTCAGACACAACCCGGGAGCCCTGTtttaaaacagaagaagaacTTCAAGATCTGGTTCAGCCCCCGCAGCCGCAAGGTACGCTGCACAGTGGAGAAGCCCTCAGAGGTCTCTGTGCCGGACAGCAGGTCTCCTGGAGAAACCGTTGCAGCACAGTCAGACATTATTGCTCAATGCCAAGACCTGTCAGTTTTCAATTTCACCTCGTCCTCCCAAGACTCTGGCTCTTCTTCTCAAAGATGCAgcaatgaaaacagaaacaggaagaagaggTCACCTAAGAAAAATGCTGCTAGCAGGAAGACATTGGTGCAGGGAGCCACCAGGACCACACAAAAGCAGACCaaggagaagatgaaaaagaagaggCTGGACGACATAAATCAGAAATGGGGGCTCATTGAGGTGGATGCCttaaaggaaaaggaggagcaGCCCTTTGCTGAAGGCGCAGGGAAGTCCAGTAAAAGGGTTTCCTTCCTAAGCCCTGCTGTCACCTCTGATGAGCCTCAGTCTGAAGTGCCACAGGGGAGTACTAATAAACTCAGCCCTGGCAGGAGCACCATGAGGGAGAGCCTCTCAGGAGGCAGCATGGCAGAAAAGAATTACAAAGCCTCAGCTAGTCAAAGCATATCAGACAGTGTCATCCAGCAAAACACGCTGTCTGCAAATGACCTCAACCCGACTGATGATCCTGAAAAACAGGACAATATTTCTCCCCTAAAGCATTCCTCGAAAAGACCCAGAGTGGTGGAGAAAGTCGGCACCTTGGAGACCACACCAAAAAGGCCCAGGGCTTCCCCTGGCCGACAGAGAAAATCGCTGGGTCAGATGTCGCCAGTTGTCCTCAACCCTCCACTTTTGACTAGCCCCAGGTGTGAAAAGAGCACCAAAATCTCCAGAGAAGAGCATGGAGACAGCCAATCTGTTTTAGCCAGCGTTGGTAGGAAATCTCCCCGTACTCATGGTGCACCTGTTGGACGGCCCAGTTCAGGAAGCCCTGCAGTTACAAAGAGGAACCACAAGGGAGAGACCCTGCTGCATCTAGCTGCTATAAAG GGAGATGTAGAGGCTGTCAAGGAACTGCTGGACCAGGGGGCTGACCCTAACCTGAAAGATAATGCTGGGTGGACACCTCTG CACGAAGCATGTAACCTGGGTCACATGGCAGTTGTGGAGGTGTTGGTTTCAAGGGGAGCCCTACTGAACACACCTGGCTATGAAAACGACTCCCCACTCCATGATGCAGTGAGGAATGGACATTCAGCCATTGTCAAATTGCTGTTGCAACTTGGTGCCTCACAGAACGTACT TAATCTGTATGGAAAGCGGCCTGCAGATTATGCAGTGAGTCTGGAGATGCTGGAGATTTTCCAGGAAGCCTCAGAAGGAACCCAATATGCTAATACATCTTTTAGTCCCTCAACCAGTCTCTCTATG GTGAGTGACTTCGTGAGGAAGGATGAAATGATGGTGTTTCTGCCCAGCAAGCTGTCTCCGCCAGCACAGCTTCAACTGACCAAACTGGGACAGCTACTTGGAGGCAGGGTGGCTGACACCTTCTCCGGCTCAG TGAGCCATGTCGTGGTGCCAGAAGGACACATGCCCACCACCTACTCCACCCTCCTGGGTCTCCTTGCTGGCTGCTGGGTTGTCAGATACAGCT CTCCCACCACTCTTCGATGgctgtttcttcttcctcctgggCTCCTTTAA